In Hymenobacter gelipurpurascens, one DNA window encodes the following:
- a CDS encoding sensor histidine kinase, translated as MNTLLVIGFSFGYLALLFGVAYAAERRSAARKSLVSNPYVYALSMAVYCTAWTYYGSVGRAAYFGLEFVGIYLGPTLMAPVAWLVLRKIIRICHVQRLTSIADFISARYGKSASLGALVTVVCVLGVVPYISLQIKAIAASFDILTGGGQGPMLTEGGLAISSALITTVALAFFTIIFGVRSVEATERHEGMVLAVALESLVKLVAFLAAGLFVTFGLFDGFADVFEKAAAVPDLRRLFTLEGAGTSGTQWFTLLLLSMAAILLLPRQFQVSVVENVNENHLRKAMWLFPLYLIIINLFVLPLAFGGRLLAGAGLDADTFVLALPLQAGHHWLALLIYLGGLSAASSMIIVETIALSVMMSNHLLMPLLVRLPPARAESPRWFAYLGQVALQSRRLAVVAVLLLAYGYYAAVGHLLPLVNIGLVSFAAVAQFVPVVLGGLYWKGGTRQGATAGILAGFLIWFFTLVVPTMVGPEMLSASILERGLFGWSGLRPFALFGLTGLDYLSHGLFWSWFFNVGLYVGVSLLRTPSALEQRQAEIFVGVFHYRTGFEGPAGWHGGAALPDVRELLTGFLGKKRTSQALHAFAERFPEAHINTENVAPPQADPRLLAYAEKLLAGSIGPASARLLLSSSVGVEDISFDNVVGILRESQQLLEANRQLQKQQRQLQRLTGQLQVAYDQLQELDQHKDEFLYTVTHELRTPLTSIRALSEILTDNPDMDEEERQRFLLTITKESERLSRLITLVLDLEKYESGRATLEKSPVDVAEVINDALDSVGQLLRDKHIHLDLTVPPGLPTLPGDRDRLMQVLVNLLSNAVKSCRADGSGRIGVVAEASPETLRIMVQDNGKGIDPEFHQLIFDKFFQARHQTMRKPEGSGLGLAITKKIIELHAGRIWVESQPDQGARFSVELPLEVMKN; from the coding sequence TTGAACACGCTGCTTGTCATTGGCTTTTCTTTCGGCTACCTGGCTTTACTGTTCGGGGTGGCCTACGCGGCGGAGCGGCGCTCGGCGGCGCGAAAAAGTCTGGTGAGCAACCCCTACGTTTACGCCCTGAGCATGGCCGTGTACTGCACCGCCTGGACATACTATGGCTCTGTGGGGCGGGCCGCGTATTTCGGGCTGGAGTTTGTTGGTATCTATCTGGGGCCTACGCTTATGGCGCCGGTGGCCTGGCTGGTACTGCGCAAGATTATCCGCATCTGCCACGTTCAACGTCTCACCTCCATTGCCGATTTTATCTCGGCGCGCTACGGCAAAAGCGCTTCGCTGGGCGCCCTCGTGACGGTAGTGTGCGTGCTGGGGGTAGTGCCTTACATCTCGCTGCAGATCAAGGCCATTGCTGCTTCCTTTGATATCCTGACGGGCGGAGGGCAAGGGCCTATGCTGACTGAAGGTGGTCTAGCCATCAGCTCGGCCCTTATTACCACGGTGGCGCTGGCGTTTTTCACCATCATCTTCGGGGTGCGCTCCGTGGAAGCCACCGAGCGGCACGAGGGCATGGTGCTGGCCGTGGCCCTGGAAAGCCTGGTGAAACTGGTGGCCTTTCTGGCGGCGGGCCTGTTCGTGACCTTCGGCCTGTTCGATGGTTTTGCCGATGTGTTTGAGAAGGCCGCTGCCGTGCCCGATCTGCGCCGCCTATTCACGCTGGAAGGCGCCGGCACCAGCGGCACGCAGTGGTTTACGCTGCTGCTGCTGAGCATGGCCGCCATTCTGCTGCTGCCGCGTCAGTTTCAGGTATCGGTGGTGGAAAACGTAAACGAAAACCACCTGCGCAAAGCCATGTGGCTGTTTCCGCTCTACCTCATCATTATCAACCTGTTTGTGCTTCCGCTGGCATTTGGCGGCCGCTTACTGGCCGGAGCGGGTCTCGATGCCGACACGTTTGTGCTGGCGCTGCCCCTGCAAGCCGGCCACCACTGGCTGGCCCTCCTGATTTACCTCGGCGGCCTTTCGGCGGCCAGCAGCATGATTATCGTGGAAACCATTGCCCTGAGCGTGATGATGAGCAACCACCTGCTCATGCCGCTGCTGGTGCGCCTGCCGCCAGCCCGCGCCGAAAGCCCGCGGTGGTTTGCGTACCTGGGCCAGGTAGCGCTGCAAAGTCGGCGCCTGGCGGTGGTGGCCGTACTGCTACTGGCCTACGGCTACTACGCGGCCGTAGGCCACCTGCTGCCCCTCGTGAATATCGGGTTGGTGTCGTTTGCGGCCGTGGCCCAGTTTGTGCCGGTGGTGCTGGGCGGCCTCTACTGGAAAGGTGGCACCCGGCAAGGTGCTACGGCCGGCATTCTGGCGGGCTTCCTGATCTGGTTTTTTACGCTGGTTGTGCCCACTATGGTAGGGCCGGAAATGCTCTCGGCTTCCATTCTGGAACGCGGCTTATTCGGCTGGAGTGGCCTACGACCCTTCGCGCTCTTCGGGCTCACGGGCCTCGACTACCTTTCGCACGGGCTGTTCTGGAGCTGGTTTTTCAACGTAGGCCTGTACGTAGGCGTGTCGTTGCTGCGGACGCCTTCGGCGCTGGAGCAGCGCCAGGCCGAGATATTCGTGGGCGTGTTCCATTACCGCACCGGCTTTGAGGGGCCCGCGGGCTGGCACGGCGGCGCGGCCCTGCCCGATGTGCGCGAGCTGCTCACGGGCTTCCTTGGCAAAAAGCGCACTTCCCAGGCCCTGCACGCCTTCGCCGAGCGGTTTCCGGAGGCCCACATCAACACCGAAAACGTGGCCCCGCCCCAGGCTGATCCGCGCTTACTGGCCTACGCGGAAAAATTGCTGGCCGGCAGCATCGGCCCGGCTTCGGCGCGGCTGCTGCTGTCATCGTCGGTGGGGGTGGAGGATATCAGCTTTGATAACGTGGTGGGCATTCTGCGCGAAAGTCAGCAGCTGCTGGAGGCTAACCGCCAGCTCCAGAAGCAGCAGCGCCAGCTGCAGCGCCTCACAGGCCAGCTGCAAGTGGCCTACGATCAGCTTCAGGAGCTGGACCAGCACAAAGACGAGTTCTTGTACACCGTCACTCATGAGCTTCGCACCCCTCTCACCAGCATCCGGGCCCTGTCAGAAATCCTCACCGACAACCCCGATATGGACGAGGAGGAGCGCCAGCGTTTCCTGCTGACCATCACGAAGGAATCGGAGCGGCTGAGCCGGCTGATTACGCTGGTGCTGGATCTGGAGAAGTATGAGTCGGGGAGGGCTACCCTGGAAAAAAGCCCGGTGGATGTAGCCGAAGTGATAAATGACGCGCTCGACTCCGTAGGCCAGCTCCTGCGCGATAAGCACATCCACCTAGACCTCACGGTGCCGCCCGGCCTGCCCACGCTCCCCGGAGACCGTGACCGGCTCATGCAAGTACTCGTGAACCTGCTCAGCAACGCCGTGAAATCGTGCCGCGCCGATGGCTCCGGCCGCATTGGGGTGGTAGCCGAAGCCTCTCCCGAAACGCTGCGCATTATGGTGCAGGACAACGGCAAAGGCATCGACCCGGAGTTTCATCAGCTCATCTTCGATAAGTTCTTCCAGGCCCGCCACCAAACCATGCGCAAGCCCGAAGGCTCGGGGCTGGGGCTGGCTATTACTAAGAAAATCATTGAGCTCCACGCCGGCCGCATCTGGGTAGAAAGCCAGCCCGACCAAGGCGCGCGCTTTTCAGTGGAGTTGCCGCTGGAAGTAATGAAGAATTAG
- a CDS encoding response regulator transcription factor, whose amino-acid sequence MPTPPHILIVDDEPNIVMSLEFLMRKSGYGVSIARNGTEALEALDRTNFDVVLLDVMMPDVDGYQVCRHLRQLPNRSRTRVIFLSAKSKDADIQKGYEVGADLYIPKPFSTRQLMSTIKELISTAA is encoded by the coding sequence ATGCCGACGCCTCCCCACATTCTCATTGTCGATGACGAGCCCAACATTGTGATGTCGCTCGAATTTCTGATGCGCAAAAGCGGCTACGGCGTCAGCATAGCCCGCAACGGCACCGAGGCGCTGGAGGCCCTGGACCGGACCAATTTTGATGTGGTGCTGCTGGATGTGATGATGCCCGATGTGGATGGCTACCAGGTGTGCCGCCATCTGCGCCAGCTGCCCAACCGCAGCCGCACCCGCGTTATTTTCCTGTCGGCGAAGAGCAAGGATGCTGATATTCAGAAGGGTTACGAGGTGGGCGCCGACCTCTACATCCCAAAGCCCTTCAGCACGCGCCAGCTCATGTCTACCATCAAAGAGCTGATCAGTACGGCCGCCTAG